The following coding sequences are from one Nymphalis io chromosome 17, ilAglIoxx1.1, whole genome shotgun sequence window:
- the LOC126775088 gene encoding negative elongation factor B codes for MASSSKLPGTGLEDVGVPGQTFLRDALTSCTDPLKAIEEFQLENGILLPSLRPMLPLLDLHGVRRLDFHTSVLEELRDKLITHINEIGTTKDKKEHEKKLKELLLKSFPVVKVKALRPVIMSILKNTSHIDDKFLKVLVRDRDLYNDTDTEVKRQIWQDNQSLFGDEVSPLLSQYIREKENVLFDHEKDSNMFFAPSPKVRRQGAVVQKLAHMIGTSVKLYDMVLQFLRTLFLRTRNVHYCTLRAELLMALHDSEVQDIISVDPCHKFTWCLDACIRERNVDIKRSRELQGFLDSIKKGHEQVLGDLSMTLCDPYAVNFLATSAIKILQHLINTEGLPRDNTILILLLRMLALGLSAWEMIDSQDFKEPKLDSQVVTKYLPALMSLMVDDQVRALHNKLPPDERESAITTIEHSGPPPDACEAYMRESAVCGVLAMYYTLHAAKLRDRGAILRILSILGSCKDGRAYEDPFLHALVALLIQLPDEFQGEDFSTVLFDEFFFAGLSKDNVTRHLLKLLWYIHPKLPETRIQTLMKALQPGTQHNESVHKLYETLQQKMNTQTEPALSTTEMEYLDSPLMSVPTPAPYHNI; via the coding sequence atggcttCATCAAGTAAATTACCTGGGACTGGATTAGAAGATGTAGGAGTACCCGGCCAAACATTTCTTCGAGACGCTCTTACAAGTTGTACCGATCCCTTAAAAGCAATTGAAGAGTTTCAACTAGAAAATGGTATATTACTGCCCTCTTTAAGGCCTATGCTACCTTTATTGGATCTTCACGGTGTTCGCAGACTCGATTTTCATACATCTGTTTTAGAAGAATTAAGGGATAAACTAATAACACATATTAATGAGATTGGTACTactaaagataaaaaagaacatgaaaaaaaacttaaagaacTTTTACTTAAAAGTTTTCCTGTCGTTAAAGTAAAGGCTCTTAGACCTGTTATtatgagtattttaaaaaatacatcacaTATTGATGATAAATTCTTAAAAGTGTTAGTTCGCGATAGAGATCTCTATAACGACACAGATACAGAAGTAAAAAGACAAATTTGGCAAGACAACCAATCATTATTTGGTGATGAAGTGTCACCATTACTCAGTCAATACATAAGAGAGaaagaaaatgtattatttgatcATGAGAAAgattcaaatatgttttttgcACCTTCACCAAAAGTGAGAAGACAGGGTGCTGTTGTACAGAAGCTGGCACATATGATTGGTACAAGTGTTAAACTCTATGATATGGTTCTACAGTTTCTTCGTACATTGTTCCTGCGAACAAGAAATGTACACTATTGCACATTAAGAGCTGAACTATTAATGGCACTTCATGATTCTGAAGTGCAAGATATTATATCTGTGGACCCATGCCACAAGTTCACATGGTGTTTGGATGCATGTATAAGAGAGAGAAATGTTGATATTAAAAGGTCAAGAGAATTACAAGGATTCTTAGACAGTATAAAAAAAGGTCATGAACAAGTTTTAGGAGATCTATCAATGACATTATGTGATCCGTATGCTGTTAACTTCTTGGCTACTTCTgccattaaaattttacaacattTAATAAACACTGAAGGACTTCCGAGagacaatacaatattaattctaTTACTCAGAATGCTTGCATTAGGTCTAAGTGCGTGGGAGATGATTGATTCACAAGATTTTAAAGAGCCTAAACTCGACAGCCAAGTAGTAACTAAGTATCTTCCCGCCTTAATGTCTCTCATGGTTGATGATCAAGTCCGTGCTTTGCATAACAAACTTCCTCCAGATGAAAGAGAGTCAGCTATTACAACCATTGAACATTCGGGACCTCCTCCTGATGCCTGTGAAGCATACATGAGAGAGAGTGCTGTGTGCGGTGTATTGGCTATGTACTATACACTCCATGCCGCTAAACTAAGAGATAGAGGAGCTATCCTTAGGATTCTCAGTATTTTAGGAAGTTGCAAAGATGGCCGAGCATATGAAGATCCATTTTTACATGCTCTTGTTGCTTTGTTAATACAGCTGCCTGATGAGTTCCAGGGTGAAGACTTCAGCACAGTCTTATTTGATGAATTTTTCTTTGCTGGTTTATCTAAAGATAATGTTACGAGACATCTGTTAAAGCTACTATGGTATATACATCCAAAGTTGCCAGAAACAAGAATTCAGACTTTAATGAAAGCCTTACAGCCTGGAACCCAGCATAACGAGTCTGTTCATAAGTTGtatgaaactttacaacaaaaGATGAATACTCAGACAGAGCCAGCTCTGAGTACTACTGAAATGGAATATTTGGATTCACCTCTCATGAGCGTTCCCACACCAGCACCCtatcataatatatag
- the LOC126775091 gene encoding CWF19-like protein 1: MSEKQKTLICGDVNGNFNTLFSRVDSIVKKSGSFELLLCVGNFFGSDNSQLDAYRMGTRKVPVTTYVFGPSNSEHVPYYCDEGSEIVPNVIYMGRRGIFTTSSDVKIAYLTGLSRRELGKDIQNCTFEPSDCSAVRDACFRGQSEYRGVDMLITTLWPVGIQQDECQKAEVEPERLSDLISWLSIHIKPRYHFAPSTEKYFERQPYRNQSVHQDYKECATRFIALAPVGNKVKEKWIYACSLQPITKMRMTDLLQSTTDETPCPYNPDLLNQHQPGKVVRVSGNGQFFFNMDAGDDDHGKRKRKGGDNPERKRKEFDPDTCWFCLSSPTVEKHLVISVGSHCYLALPKGPLTPFHVLILPIAHHQSVTKAPDEVVAEIDKFKETLKKFYSSMDKLVVFFERNYRTSHMQIQCVPVPPACSDQLLEVFQDEAGLHSVSLEVLPPYTRVAQVALAGAPYFHAELPSADQLYARTRQHFPLQFGRDVLSSPPILNCEDKADWRQCLLSREEEDSLVAVFREKFKPFDFTADTSDSDSD; encoded by the exons ATGTCAGAGAAGCAAAAAAC GCTTATTTGTGGCGATGTTAATGGAAACTTTAATACATTGTTTTCCCGCGTTGACTCAATAGTGAAGAAGTCTGGGTCGTTTGAGTTACTACTGTGCGTGGGAAACTTCTTTGGATCAGATAATTCCCAGTTAGATGCTTACCGTATGGGAACAAGAAAAG TTCCTGTAACAACTTATGTATTTGGTCCGTCAAATAGTGAACATGTGCCGTACTACTGTGATGAGGGATCAGAAATAGTtccaaatgttatttatatgg gTAGAAGAGGTATTTTTACCACTAGCTCTGATGTCAAAATAGCCTATTTAACTGGTTTGTCTCGACGGGAACTTGGTAAGGATATACAAAACTGTACATTTGAACCAAGTGATTGCAGCGCAGTCCGAGATGCTTGTTTTAGAGGACAAAGTGAATATCGAGGTGTTGACATGTTAATAACTACACTTTGGCCAGTGGGAATACAGCAAGATGAGTGTCAAAAG GCAGAAGTAGAGCCAGAGAGATTGTCAGATTTAATATCTTGGCTTTCTATCCACATTAAGCCAAGATATCACTTTGCACCTTCAACAGAAAAATATTTCGAAAGACAACCGTATAG AAATCAAAGTGTTCATCAAGACTATAAAGAGTGTGCTACAAGGTTTATCGCTTTAGCTCCAGTTGGGAACAAAGTGAAGGAGAAGTGGATATATGCCTGTTCCCTTCAACCCATAACTAAGATGAGGATGACGGACCTCCTTCAAAGCACCACAGATGAAACTCCTTGTCCATACAATCCAGATTTGTTGAATCAACATCAGCCCGGGAAAGTTGTTAGA GTGTCTGGAAATGGGCAGTTCTTTTTCAATATGGATGCTGGAGACGACGACCACGGAAAGAGAAAAAGGAAAGGTGGTGACAATCcagaaagaaaaagaaaagaattTGATCCag ATACATGCTGGTTCTGCCTGTCGTCTCCAACGGTGGAAAAGCACCTGGTGATCAGCGTGGGCAGCCACTGCTACCTCGCATTACCCAAGGGTCCGCTAACACCCTTTCATGTGCTCATACTGCCCATTGCTCACCATCAATCTGTTACCAAG GCTCCGGATGAAGTAGTTGCTGAAATAGACAAGTTCAAAGAAACACTAAAGAAGTTTTACTCGTCGATGGACAAGCTCGTAGTGTTCTTCGAGAGGAACTACCGCACCTCCCACATGCAGATACAGTGCGTGCCCGTGCCGCCAGCCTGCAGCGACCAGTTACTCGAGGTCTTCCAG GACGAGGCGGGGCTGCACAGCGTGTCGCTGGAGGTGCTGCCGCCGTACACGCGCGTGGCGCAGGTGGCGCTGGCGGGCGCGCCCTACTTCCACGCCGAGCTGCCGTCCGCCGACCAGCTGTACGCGCGCACCCGCCAGCACTTCCCGCTGCAGTTCGGCAG GGACGTGTTATCCAGTCCACCGATATTGAATTGCGAGGACAAAGCTGATTGGAGGCAGTGTCTGCTGAGTCGGGAAGAAGAGGACTCGTTAGTGGCTGTGTTCAGAGAAAAGTTTAAACCGTTCGATTTCACAGCTGACACTAGTGACAGTGATAGTGACTAA